From the genome of Thermoflexus hugenholtzii, one region includes:
- the nth gene encoding endonuclease III — protein sequence MERPRAALRWKAERIDRALEAYYGIPARWRLDPLSELVLTILSQNTSDVNSWRAFERLRERFPTWEAVRDAPVEAVEEAIRPAGLAAQKAPRIQAILRRITEERGELSLDFLADWPVEEAKAYLRRLNGVGPKTAAIVLLFSLGKPAFPVDTHVHRVGTRLGLIPEGMSAERAHAWMEALVPPERYLPFHLLLIRHGREICKAQRPRCDLCPVRRDCDFYRRRRAAGR from the coding sequence ATGGAGCGACCCCGGGCGGCGCTGCGCTGGAAAGCGGAACGGATCGATCGGGCCCTGGAGGCGTATTACGGGATCCCGGCCCGCTGGCGCCTGGACCCCCTCTCCGAGCTGGTCCTGACCATCCTCTCCCAGAACACCAGCGATGTGAACAGCTGGCGGGCCTTCGAGCGGCTGCGGGAGCGCTTCCCCACCTGGGAGGCGGTGCGGGATGCGCCGGTAGAGGCGGTGGAGGAAGCCATCCGCCCGGCGGGCCTGGCCGCTCAGAAAGCCCCGCGGATCCAGGCCATCCTGCGCCGGATCACCGAGGAGCGCGGGGAGCTGTCGCTGGATTTCCTCGCCGACTGGCCGGTGGAGGAGGCGAAGGCTTACCTGCGGCGCCTGAACGGCGTGGGTCCGAAGACGGCAGCCATCGTGCTTCTTTTTTCGCTGGGCAAGCCAGCCTTCCCGGTCGATACGCATGTGCACCGCGTGGGGACGCGGCTCGGGCTGATCCCGGAGGGGATGTCGGCGGAGCGAGCCCACGCGTGGATGGAGGCCCTGGTTCCCCCGGAACGCTATCTCCCTTTTCATTTGCTATTGATCCGCCACGGCCGGGAGATCTGCAAGGCCCAGCGGCCCCGCTGTGACCTCTGTCCGGTGCGCCGCGACTGCGATTTCTACCGACGGCGGCGCGCGGCGGGGCGATGA
- a CDS encoding NAD(P)/FAD-dependent oxidoreductase, whose translation MRRVLILGGGFGGVATAHALRRRLPPEDEIVVVEWRPYFMLGLRKTWALVGRGTLEEGRRPLQALERFGIRVLPGTITAIDPANRAVEVDGRRWEGDAMVVALGAELAPEAIPGFREHALNVYDPQEIPRAMEAVRAFRGGQVMIGIFGAPYKCPPAPYEMAFLLQDFFEARGVRARISVFTPQPMSLPVLGAAGCSVLEGRLAERGIDFLPNHKATAVEAGAVVFGERRRPFDLLLGIPPHRCPEVVVRSGLTDGGAWVRVHPRTLETRFAGVYAIGDITEILLPNGMPLPKAGVFAEAEGEVVAERIAAVFAGREPEASFSGEGFCYLELGRGEAMLVRGRFLVEPAPEIEITEPSPNYLEEKKRFEAERLRTWFGDVAA comes from the coding sequence ATGCGACGGGTGCTGATCCTGGGAGGCGGGTTCGGGGGAGTGGCTACGGCCCATGCCCTGCGGCGGCGGCTCCCCCCGGAGGACGAGATCGTGGTGGTAGAGTGGCGTCCCTACTTCATGCTGGGCTTGCGCAAGACGTGGGCCCTGGTCGGCCGGGGCACCCTGGAGGAAGGACGCCGCCCGCTCCAGGCTCTCGAGCGCTTCGGCATCCGCGTCCTCCCCGGCACCATCACCGCCATCGACCCGGCGAACCGGGCGGTGGAGGTGGACGGCCGACGCTGGGAGGGGGACGCCATGGTGGTGGCCCTGGGGGCCGAGCTGGCCCCGGAGGCGATCCCGGGCTTCCGGGAGCACGCCCTCAACGTCTATGATCCTCAGGAGATCCCCCGGGCGATGGAGGCGGTGCGCGCCTTCCGTGGCGGCCAGGTGATGATCGGCATCTTCGGGGCGCCTTACAAGTGCCCGCCGGCCCCTTACGAGATGGCCTTCCTCCTCCAGGATTTCTTCGAGGCCCGTGGCGTCCGGGCGCGCATCTCCGTCTTCACCCCGCAACCGATGTCCCTCCCCGTCCTGGGAGCGGCCGGCTGCTCGGTGCTGGAGGGACGCCTGGCCGAGCGCGGGATCGATTTCCTCCCGAACCACAAGGCCACGGCGGTGGAGGCGGGGGCGGTGGTCTTCGGCGAGCGGCGGCGGCCCTTCGACCTGCTTCTCGGCATCCCTCCCCACCGTTGCCCGGAGGTCGTGGTCCGCAGCGGCCTGACGGACGGCGGCGCGTGGGTGCGGGTGCACCCGCGCACGCTGGAGACCCGCTTCGCCGGGGTTTACGCCATCGGGGACATCACTGAGATCCTCCTCCCCAACGGCATGCCGCTGCCCAAGGCAGGCGTCTTCGCCGAGGCCGAAGGGGAAGTGGTGGCGGAGCGGATCGCGGCCGTTTTCGCGGGGCGGGAGCCCGAGGCTTCCTTCTCCGGCGAGGGCTTCTGCTACCTGGAGCTGGGCCGGGGCGAGGCCATGCTGGTGCGCGGCCGTTTCCTCGTCGAGCCGGCGCCGGAGATCGAGATCACGGAGCCTTCGCCGAACTATCTGGAAGAGAAGAAGCGCTTCGAGGCCGAGCGCCTGCGGACCTGGTTCGGGGACGTAGCGGCCTGA
- a CDS encoding DUF4157 domain-containing protein translates to MPIYRGPIPEPVRAQLRELAGAWLPEPDLERACLHVGTSLARLILRAMPDPLPGVDPAAVTLGRHIFMDPAYWPPDRLSGFRLLVHELIHVRQWRERGVLGFLWAYLRDYLARHYAGVRLEQEAEAVAAAAAEQWQARGLPV, encoded by the coding sequence ATGCCGATCTATCGCGGCCCGATCCCGGAGCCCGTGCGGGCCCAGCTGCGGGAGCTGGCGGGGGCCTGGCTGCCAGAGCCCGATCTCGAGCGGGCGTGCCTGCACGTGGGGACCTCCCTGGCCCGTCTGATCCTGCGCGCGATGCCCGACCCGCTCCCGGGCGTGGATCCGGCGGCGGTGACCCTGGGCCGGCACATCTTCATGGACCCCGCTTACTGGCCCCCCGATCGCCTCTCGGGGTTCCGCCTGCTGGTCCACGAGCTGATCCATGTGCGTCAATGGCGGGAGCGCGGGGTTCTGGGATTCCTGTGGGCGTATCTGCGCGATTATCTCGCCCGCCACTACGCGGGGGTGCGCCTGGAGCAGGAGGCCGAGGCGGTCGCTGCGGCGGCGGCGGAACAATGGCAGGCCCGCGGTCTTCCCGTGTAA
- a CDS encoding ABC transporter substrate-binding protein, translating to MRRAVILFLILMLLAGCAGAPSPTPTATSAPTFTPAPTATPTVPPTPTPFLRIVDDHGRTVVLKDRPQRIVTLAPSATEMIFAVGAGDRLVGRDELSDYPPEAKQVPSIGNTYPTLNTEAIVALRPDLILAPGVISPEQVKALEDLGLTVFHQSTPKDLEGIFQQILTVGRLTGNTAHAEKVVADLRARVAALEEKIRSTSSRPKVFYELDATDPGKPWTAGPGSFIDRLITMAGGQNVGAVLSSEWGQLSLEELLRQDPDLIILGTANYGETPEKVRQRPGWNRLRAVREGRIYPIDADRISRPGPRIVEGLEAMARIIHPELFPQQVRAPRWPLGLSRAAPLRIWP from the coding sequence ATGCGACGCGCTGTGATCCTCTTCTTGATCCTGATGCTCCTGGCCGGCTGCGCGGGGGCACCTTCCCCCACGCCCACCGCGACCTCTGCTCCCACGTTCACCCCGGCGCCCACGGCCACGCCCACCGTCCCCCCCACGCCCACGCCCTTCCTGCGCATCGTCGACGACCACGGGCGGACCGTGGTGCTGAAGGACCGTCCCCAGCGCATCGTGACCCTCGCTCCCTCGGCGACGGAGATGATCTTCGCCGTCGGGGCCGGCGATCGCCTGGTCGGACGGGACGAGCTATCGGATTATCCGCCGGAGGCCAAGCAGGTCCCCAGCATCGGCAACACCTATCCGACCCTGAACACCGAGGCCATCGTCGCCCTGCGGCCGGATCTCATCCTGGCGCCCGGGGTGATCAGCCCGGAGCAGGTGAAGGCTCTGGAGGACCTGGGGCTGACGGTGTTCCATCAAAGCACCCCGAAGGATCTGGAGGGGATCTTCCAGCAGATCCTGACCGTGGGAAGGCTCACCGGGAACACGGCTCATGCGGAGAAGGTGGTGGCCGATCTGCGCGCCCGGGTCGCCGCCCTGGAGGAGAAGATCCGCTCCACCTCCAGCCGACCCAAGGTGTTCTATGAGCTGGACGCCACGGATCCGGGCAAGCCCTGGACGGCGGGGCCGGGCTCCTTCATCGACCGGCTGATCACCATGGCCGGCGGGCAGAACGTCGGAGCCGTCCTCTCCAGCGAGTGGGGCCAGCTCAGCCTGGAGGAGCTGCTCCGCCAGGATCCCGATCTCATCATCCTGGGGACAGCGAACTACGGCGAGACGCCGGAGAAGGTCCGACAGCGGCCGGGCTGGAACCGCCTGCGGGCAGTGCGGGAGGGGCGGATCTACCCCATCGACGCGGATCGAATCTCCCGGCCCGGCCCGCGCATCGTGGAGGGCCTGGAGGCGATGGCCCGGATCATCCACCCGGAGCTGTTCCCGCAGCAGGTCCGGGCGCCGCGCTGGCCTCTCGGGCTCTCCCGGGCTGCCCCGCTGCGGATTTGGCCGTGA
- a CDS encoding iron ABC transporter permease, with product MAGETLRLLRRRARPMRIGLWAGLALALGMSLGMGMALGPVSIPLPELGRVLMARIRPGEGVDPTLMTIVWEVRIPRVLLMALAGAALAGAGAAYQGLFRNPLADPYLIGVAAGANLGALIAVALNFPGVFAGLLGLPLAAFIGGILTVGLVYRLARVGKTLPLTTLLLSGVAVGAVLNALSLGLLMLMVGRIAPYRAWIWMLGGYALGGWPALWGALPYVALGLGALVALGYPLDVLQFGEEQALQLGLPVERVKRLAIAAATLATAGAVAFTGIIGFVGLIAPHLARLLIGPRYSRVIPASILLGATLLALADLLSRILIPPQEIPLTLLTALLGGPFFLYLLSSTRRGAFF from the coding sequence ATGGCCGGTGAGACCCTTCGCCTGCTTCGACGCCGCGCCCGCCCGATGCGGATCGGCCTGTGGGCCGGCCTGGCGCTGGCGCTGGGGATGAGCCTGGGGATGGGGATGGCCCTGGGGCCGGTGAGCATCCCCCTGCCGGAGCTCGGCCGGGTTTTGATGGCGCGGATCCGACCCGGGGAAGGGGTGGATCCCACCCTGATGACCATTGTGTGGGAGGTGCGCATCCCCCGGGTGTTGCTGATGGCCCTGGCCGGGGCCGCGCTGGCCGGAGCGGGCGCGGCCTATCAGGGGTTGTTCCGCAACCCCCTGGCGGATCCTTACCTGATCGGCGTGGCGGCGGGGGCCAACCTGGGCGCCCTCATCGCCGTGGCGCTGAACTTCCCCGGCGTCTTCGCCGGCCTGCTGGGCCTCCCCCTCGCCGCCTTCATCGGGGGGATCCTGACGGTGGGGCTGGTCTACCGGCTGGCCCGGGTCGGGAAGACCCTCCCCCTCACCACGCTGTTGCTGTCCGGGGTGGCGGTGGGAGCGGTGCTGAACGCCCTGAGCCTCGGGCTGCTGATGCTGATGGTCGGCCGCATCGCCCCTTATCGAGCCTGGATCTGGATGCTGGGGGGCTATGCCCTGGGCGGATGGCCAGCCCTATGGGGGGCGCTCCCCTACGTGGCCCTGGGCCTGGGGGCGCTGGTCGCCCTGGGCTATCCCCTGGACGTGCTGCAGTTCGGGGAGGAGCAGGCGCTGCAGCTGGGCCTGCCGGTGGAGCGGGTGAAACGGCTGGCCATCGCCGCCGCCACCCTGGCCACGGCTGGCGCCGTGGCCTTCACCGGGATCATCGGCTTCGTCGGGCTGATCGCCCCGCATCTGGCCCGCCTGCTGATCGGCCCACGTTATTCCCGGGTGATCCCCGCCTCGATCCTCCTGGGGGCAACCCTGCTGGCCCTCGCCGACCTGCTGAGCCGCATCCTGATACCTCCGCAGGAGATCCCCCTGACCCTGCTCACCGCCCTCCTGGGCGGACCTTTCTTCCTGTATCTGCTCAGCTCCACCCGCCGGGGGGCGTTCTTTTAA
- a CDS encoding 2-dehydropantoate 2-reductase: MRVTVFGSGGVGGYFGALLARAGHEVTFIARGAHLEAMRARGLQIKSVHGDFHLRSVHATDRPEEAPPADLVLYAVKTYHIPETVGVLPRLLAPEGVVLTTQNGVEAPDQVAAAVGTERTLAGAVWVVSQIEAPGVIRQESAFRRVVVGELDGRLTPRAQAIAGAFAAAGAEAEATAEIRKVLWTKFLFIAAIGGVGSLVRLPVGAWREVPETRALLEQAMREIEAVARAAGVPLDPDVVPQTMAFIDRLAPTATSSMQRDVEAGRPLEIEAMSGAVVRIGARYGVPTPAHAFIYAVLKPIHAQAQRRAGVSAEASP; the protein is encoded by the coding sequence ATGCGCGTCACCGTCTTCGGCAGCGGCGGCGTGGGAGGCTACTTCGGGGCCTTGCTCGCCCGGGCCGGCCACGAGGTGACGTTCATCGCCCGGGGTGCTCACCTGGAGGCGATGCGCGCCCGCGGCCTGCAGATCAAAAGCGTCCACGGGGATTTCCACCTGCGCTCCGTCCACGCCACGGACCGCCCGGAGGAGGCCCCGCCGGCGGATCTCGTCCTCTACGCGGTGAAGACCTATCACATCCCGGAGACGGTGGGGGTTCTGCCTCGCCTGCTCGCCCCGGAGGGGGTGGTGCTGACCACCCAGAACGGCGTGGAGGCCCCGGATCAGGTGGCCGCGGCGGTGGGGACGGAGCGGACCCTGGCAGGCGCTGTCTGGGTGGTTTCGCAGATCGAGGCGCCCGGCGTCATCCGGCAGGAGAGCGCCTTCCGGCGGGTCGTCGTGGGGGAGCTGGACGGACGGCTGACCCCCCGCGCTCAAGCGATCGCCGGCGCCTTCGCGGCGGCGGGGGCGGAGGCGGAGGCCACCGCGGAGATCCGCAAGGTGCTCTGGACCAAGTTCCTCTTCATCGCGGCCATCGGCGGGGTGGGCAGCCTGGTGCGTTTGCCGGTAGGGGCGTGGCGGGAGGTCCCGGAGACCCGGGCGCTGCTGGAGCAAGCGATGCGGGAGATTGAAGCGGTGGCCCGGGCGGCGGGCGTGCCGCTGGATCCCGATGTGGTGCCGCAGACGATGGCCTTCATCGACCGCCTGGCGCCGACGGCCACCTCCTCCATGCAGCGGGACGTGGAAGCGGGCCGCCCGCTGGAGATCGAAGCCATGAGCGGCGCGGTGGTCCGTATCGGGGCGCGTTACGGGGTCCCCACCCCTGCCCACGCGTTCATCTACGCGGTCCTGAAGCCCATCCACGCCCAGGCGCAACGGAGGGCCGGGGTATCCGCGGAGGCTTCCCCTTGA
- a CDS encoding aminotransferase class III-fold pyridoxal phosphate-dependent enzyme, translated as MAEAFLETGMTAEEIVALCRQYTIYEWSAQGMVDPIPVVRAKGVYFWDARGRRYLDFNSQLMNVNIGHGDERVIRAIQEQAARLPYVNPFMATEPRARLGRMLAEIAPGDLKKVFFTLGGADANENAIKIARLYTGRHKIIARYRSYHGATAGAITLTGDPRRWPAEPGIPGVIHVMDPYRYRCRWCMREERCTLDCLNHVEDVIQFEGPHTIAAVFIETVTGTNGIIIPPDGYLEGLRMLCDRYGILLICDEVMSGFGRTGEWFAVNHWKVVPDLMTVAKGLTSGYLPLGAVLISERIAEFFRDRPFPGGLTYNSHPLCLAAAIATLQVYQEDRLIENARRMGEILARELARLKERHPSVGDVRSIGLFGVVELVKNRETREPLVPFNAQPREMGIMNRLKEFFLQNGLYTFIRWNTFFTNPPLCIREEELMEGLEIIDRGLEITDDAVA; from the coding sequence ATGGCGGAGGCGTTCCTGGAGACAGGGATGACGGCGGAGGAGATCGTGGCCCTCTGCCGGCAGTATACGATCTATGAGTGGTCCGCCCAGGGGATGGTGGATCCCATCCCGGTGGTGCGGGCGAAAGGGGTTTACTTCTGGGACGCCAGAGGGCGGCGCTATCTGGATTTCAACTCCCAGCTGATGAACGTGAACATCGGCCATGGCGACGAGCGGGTCATCCGGGCCATCCAGGAGCAGGCCGCCCGGCTTCCCTATGTGAATCCCTTCATGGCCACGGAGCCCCGCGCCCGGCTGGGCCGCATGCTGGCGGAGATCGCCCCCGGGGATCTGAAGAAGGTCTTCTTCACCCTGGGCGGGGCGGACGCGAACGAGAACGCCATCAAGATCGCTCGCCTTTACACCGGTCGCCATAAGATCATCGCTCGCTATCGTTCCTATCACGGGGCCACGGCAGGGGCTATCACCCTCACCGGCGACCCGCGGCGCTGGCCCGCCGAGCCCGGCATCCCCGGCGTCATCCACGTGATGGATCCATACCGCTATCGATGCCGCTGGTGCATGCGCGAGGAGCGCTGCACCCTGGATTGTCTGAATCATGTGGAGGACGTCATTCAGTTCGAAGGCCCGCACACCATCGCCGCCGTCTTCATCGAGACGGTCACGGGGACCAATGGGATCATCATCCCGCCCGATGGGTATCTGGAGGGCTTGCGGATGCTCTGCGATCGCTACGGCATCCTGCTGATCTGCGACGAGGTGATGAGCGGCTTCGGGCGGACCGGAGAATGGTTCGCCGTGAACCACTGGAAGGTGGTTCCGGATTTGATGACGGTGGCCAAGGGCCTGACCTCGGGCTATCTGCCCCTGGGCGCGGTGCTGATCTCAGAGCGCATCGCCGAGTTCTTCCGGGATCGGCCCTTCCCGGGCGGGCTCACGTATAACTCTCACCCCCTCTGTCTGGCCGCGGCCATCGCCACCCTGCAGGTTTATCAGGAGGATCGCCTCATCGAGAACGCCCGGCGCATGGGGGAGATCCTGGCCCGGGAGCTCGCCCGGCTGAAGGAGCGCCATCCCAGCGTGGGGGATGTGCGCAGCATCGGCCTGTTCGGGGTGGTGGAGCTGGTCAAAAACCGCGAGACCCGCGAGCCCCTGGTCCCCTTCAACGCCCAGCCCCGTGAGATGGGGATCATGAACCGTTTGAAGGAGTTCTTCCTCCAGAACGGGCTCTACACCTTCATCCGCTGGAACACCTTCTTCACCAACCCTCCCCTCTGCATCCGGGAGGAGGAGCTGATGGAGGGGCTGGAGATCATCGATCGGGGGCTGGAGATCACGGACGACGCGGTCGCATAG
- the rsfS gene encoding ribosome silencing factor → MDAILDKKGMDVVLMDIRSRAAFADYFIICTGTSERQLKAIVEGIAEATARGYQVDPARVEGDPASGWVLMDYGDIIVHVFAPPQRRYYDLESLWRGAPILVRAQ, encoded by the coding sequence GTGGACGCCATCCTGGACAAAAAAGGGATGGATGTGGTGCTGATGGACATCCGGTCCCGGGCGGCCTTCGCCGATTATTTCATCATCTGCACCGGGACCTCGGAGCGACAGCTGAAAGCGATCGTGGAGGGGATCGCGGAGGCCACGGCCCGGGGATACCAGGTGGACCCGGCGCGGGTGGAGGGAGACCCCGCCTCCGGATGGGTGCTGATGGATTACGGGGACATCATCGTCCACGTGTTCGCACCCCCGCAGCGTCGCTACTACGACCTGGAATCCCTGTGGCGCGGGGCGCCGATCCTGGTGCGGGCCCAGTGA
- the pth gene encoding aminoacyl-tRNA hydrolase: protein MLIVGLGNPGPEYARNRHNVGFRAVDLFAQAHQMAFRRIQHQALLAEGRLAGQRVILAKPQTFMNLSGRSVRPLVSSYRVPLNRLLVVYDDMDLPLGAIRLRPRGSPGGHNGMKSIVQALGTTEFPRLRIGIGRPPGQMDPADYVLQDFRPDEEEILEGVLHRAVQAMRTFIEEGLEAAMNRFNTQPATRPAGKTGE from the coding sequence GTGCTGATCGTGGGCCTGGGGAACCCGGGGCCGGAGTATGCCCGCAACCGCCACAACGTCGGCTTCCGAGCGGTGGACCTCTTCGCCCAGGCCCATCAAATGGCCTTCCGACGTATCCAGCATCAGGCCCTCCTCGCCGAGGGGCGCCTGGCCGGCCAGCGGGTGATCCTGGCCAAGCCACAGACGTTCATGAACCTGAGCGGCCGCTCCGTGCGTCCCCTGGTTTCATCCTACCGTGTGCCGCTGAACCGGCTGCTCGTGGTCTACGATGACATGGACCTCCCGCTGGGGGCGATCCGGCTGCGGCCCCGGGGCAGCCCGGGCGGCCACAACGGGATGAAATCCATCGTCCAGGCTCTGGGGACCACCGAGTTCCCGCGCCTGCGCATCGGCATCGGGCGCCCTCCGGGGCAGATGGACCCAGCGGATTACGTCCTCCAGGACTTCCGGCCGGATGAGGAGGAGATCCTGGAGGGGGTGTTGCACCGGGCGGTTCAGGCGATGCGAACGTTCATTGAGGAGGGGCTGGAGGCCGCGATGAACCGCTTCAACACCCAGCCGGCGACCCGGCCGGCGGGGAAAACGGGCGAGTAG
- the thiI gene encoding tRNA uracil 4-sulfurtransferase ThiI: protein MESRYAVVHYAEIGLKGRNRGFFERTLARRIEERLQDVGPALVERLPGRFLIRLPRPIPEALWVERLRTVFGIAYFAPAIPAAKDLHVLTEIVLRHLPSEPVPSFCIRASRADKSFPFTSQEIERHIGAEVQRRTGWRVNLEEPAWVAYIEIATNTALVYFARHRGPGGLPVGVSGKVGLLLSGGIDSPVAGYLMLKRGCEVIPIHFHSGPFGDWVASEAKAAALVRQLQPYGMNPWLYIVPIGELQRAIVLAAPAPYRLILYRRLMVRVAEALTRREGGLALVTGDSLGQVASQTLESLSVIEDAATMPILRPLIGMDKVEIIERARAIGTYELSIMPGEDCCQFLMPPRVITRPALETVREIEARVRMEELVAQALEQAMRVPASRAAPAPVPDPKGLAP, encoded by the coding sequence ATGGAAAGCCGGTATGCCGTGGTGCATTATGCGGAGATCGGCCTGAAAGGCCGCAACCGGGGCTTCTTCGAGCGGACCCTGGCCCGGCGGATCGAGGAGCGGCTCCAGGACGTCGGGCCGGCCCTCGTGGAGCGCCTCCCCGGCCGCTTCCTGATCCGGCTCCCGCGCCCGATCCCGGAGGCCCTCTGGGTGGAGCGCCTGCGCACGGTCTTCGGCATCGCCTACTTCGCGCCGGCCATCCCCGCCGCGAAGGATCTCCACGTCCTCACCGAGATCGTCCTCCGCCACCTCCCCTCCGAGCCCGTCCCCTCCTTTTGCATTCGAGCCTCCCGGGCGGATAAATCCTTCCCCTTCACCTCCCAGGAGATCGAGCGCCACATCGGCGCGGAGGTCCAGCGCCGCACCGGCTGGCGGGTGAACCTGGAGGAGCCCGCCTGGGTCGCTTACATTGAGATCGCCACCAACACCGCCCTGGTCTACTTCGCCCGCCATCGGGGTCCCGGCGGACTGCCGGTCGGGGTCAGCGGGAAGGTGGGGCTGCTGCTCTCCGGCGGCATCGACTCCCCCGTGGCCGGCTATCTGATGCTCAAGCGGGGTTGCGAGGTGATCCCCATTCACTTCCACAGCGGGCCCTTCGGAGATTGGGTCGCCTCGGAGGCCAAGGCCGCGGCCCTGGTGCGCCAGCTCCAGCCCTACGGGATGAACCCCTGGCTCTACATCGTGCCCATCGGGGAGCTCCAGCGCGCCATCGTCCTGGCCGCCCCCGCCCCCTATCGCCTCATCCTTTACCGCCGCCTGATGGTCCGGGTGGCGGAGGCCCTCACCCGCCGGGAGGGCGGGCTGGCCCTGGTGACCGGGGATTCCCTCGGGCAGGTGGCCTCCCAGACCCTGGAGAGCCTGTCCGTCATCGAGGACGCGGCGACCATGCCCATCCTGCGCCCGCTCATCGGGATGGACAAGGTCGAGATCATCGAGCGGGCGCGGGCCATCGGGACCTATGAGCTCTCGATCATGCCCGGGGAGGATTGCTGCCAGTTCCTGATGCCGCCCCGGGTGATCACCCGGCCTGCCCTGGAGACCGTACGGGAGATCGAAGCGCGGGTGCGGATGGAGGAGCTGGTCGCGCAGGCCCTGGAGCAAGCGATGCGGGTCCCGGCCTCCCGCGCCGCTCCGGCCCCGGTCCCAGACCCGAAGGGCCTGGCCCCATGA
- the rocD gene encoding ornithine--oxo-acid transaminase yields the protein MSAQTLLRSIDYIEMENTYSAPNYQPIDVVIAWAEGAWVYDVEGRRYLDALSGYSALNQGHRHPRIIRALIEQAQRVTLTSRAFRNDQLGPFLKELCELLGYEMALPMNTGAEAVETAIKTARKWGYRVKGVPRDQAEIIVCEGNFHGRTTTIISFSTVPQYREDFGPYTPGFVIIPYGDAEALERAITPNTVAFLVEPIQGEGGVRVPPPGYLARAAEICRRHNVLFIADEIQTGLGRTGKLLASWWEDVQPDMVILGKALGGGVVPISAVVSRRDILGVFRPGDHGSTFGGNPLAAAVAREALRVIVEEGLPERAAALGEHAMQRLRAIRSPYIKEVRGRGLLIGIELHPEAGGARRFAEALKERGVLVKDTHEHILRFAPPLVISPEDLDWALDQIQAVMEG from the coding sequence ATGTCCGCTCAGACGCTGCTTCGCTCGATCGATTACATTGAGATGGAGAACACCTACAGCGCCCCGAACTATCAGCCCATCGACGTGGTCATCGCATGGGCGGAAGGGGCCTGGGTGTATGATGTGGAGGGGCGCCGCTACCTGGACGCCCTGAGCGGCTACTCGGCCCTCAACCAGGGGCACCGACATCCCCGCATCATCCGGGCCCTGATTGAGCAGGCCCAGCGGGTGACGCTGACCTCCCGAGCCTTCCGGAACGATCAGCTGGGGCCCTTCCTGAAGGAGCTCTGCGAGCTGCTCGGTTATGAGATGGCCCTGCCGATGAACACGGGGGCCGAGGCGGTGGAGACCGCCATCAAGACCGCCCGCAAGTGGGGATACCGGGTGAAGGGAGTCCCTCGGGATCAGGCGGAGATCATCGTCTGCGAGGGGAACTTCCACGGCCGGACCACCACCATCATTAGCTTCTCCACGGTGCCGCAGTATCGGGAGGACTTCGGCCCTTACACGCCGGGCTTTGTGATCATCCCGTATGGGGACGCGGAGGCCCTGGAGCGGGCCATCACCCCGAACACGGTGGCCTTCCTGGTGGAGCCCATCCAGGGGGAGGGCGGGGTGCGGGTGCCGCCGCCCGGCTATCTCGCCCGCGCCGCCGAGATCTGCCGGCGCCACAACGTCCTCTTCATCGCCGATGAGATCCAGACCGGCCTCGGACGGACCGGGAAGCTTCTGGCCTCGTGGTGGGAGGATGTGCAGCCGGATATGGTGATCCTGGGCAAGGCCCTGGGAGGCGGGGTGGTGCCCATCTCGGCCGTGGTCTCCCGTCGGGACATCCTGGGCGTCTTCCGGCCGGGGGATCACGGGAGCACCTTCGGCGGCAACCCCCTGGCCGCGGCCGTGGCCCGGGAGGCCCTGCGGGTGATCGTGGAGGAGGGTCTGCCGGAACGGGCGGCGGCCCTGGGGGAGCACGCCATGCAGCGGCTGCGGGCGATCCGGAGCCCGTATATCAAGGAGGTGCGCGGCCGCGGCCTGCTGATCGGGATCGAGCTCCATCCTGAAGCCGGCGGGGCCCGGCGCTTCGCCGAGGCCCTGAAGGAGCGGGGCGTGCTGGTCAAGGACACCCACGAGCATATCCTCCGCTTCGCCCCACCCCTGGTGATCTCCCCGGAGGACCTGGACTGGGCCCTGGATCAGATCCAGGCGGTGATGGAAGGCTGA